CCTCTACCGTCTAGCCATCCCCGTCGCTACGGGTGCGGCTCTCGTCAACGCCTCGTTGTACGATGTCCGCGGCGGAACCCGGGCAGTCATCTTCGACCGATTGTCGGGAGTGCAGGAGACAGTGGTCAACGAGGGCACGCATCTTCTGGTTCCGTGGTTGCAGAGAGCTATTATCTACGATGTCCGTACGAAGCCGCGCAATATCTCGACGACAACAGGGAGTAAGGATTTGCAGATGGTTAGCTTAACGCTGAGAGTTCTGCACCGGCCTGATGTTCCCAAGCTGCCGGCCATCTACCAGGTAACCTTTTCCCCTGAAACTAACACAAGAGGGCGATGAAGCTGACAAGACAGTCCTACGGTACTGACTACGACGAACGTGTCCTCCCCTCCATCGGCAACGAAGTCCTCAAAGCCATCGTCGCCCAGTTCGACGCCGCCGAACTCATTACCCAACGTGAAGCCGTCTCCAACCGGATCCGAACTGACCTCATGAAGCGCGCCTCCCAGTTCAACATTGCCCTCGAAGACGTCTCCATCACCCACATGACCTTTGGAAAGGAATTCACCCGCGCTGTCGAGCAGAAGCAGATTGCCCAGCAGGACGCTGAGCGGGCACGGTTCATCGTCGAGCGGGCCGAGCAGGAACGGCAGGCAAACGTCATCCGTGCGGAGGGTGAAGCTGAGAGTGCGGATATTATTAGCAAGGCGGTGGCTAAGGCTGGAAGTGGGTTGATTGAGATTCGGAGGATTGATGCAAGCAAGGAAATTGCGAATACGCTGTCAAGTAACCCGAATGTTACTTACTTGCCCGGTGGTGAGGGCAAGGAGGGTGGAAAGAGCACGAGCTTGTTGTTGGGCTTGAGGGGTTAATGGGTTTTAAAAAACTGTGTTATGTTTACGTTCAGATGAACTACCTGTAGCAATAGCATGCATCTCCATATCTTAATACGTCTACAGCCGTCTATAAAGATGAACCTGAAATCTCATATCCTCCAACCCAGCCCCTTCGCCAACATCATAGTGTAACCGTGCTGCATCTCTCCTCCACCATCTCGAATCCTGCGACAGGATCTTTTCCCATTTGCCCTCTGCAACAGATAACAGAGTGTGATCGAGCAGGAACTTCATCGGATACTTCCGTTCCactttctctttctcgccTGTATCTGTAGTCTTGCCCAGTGACAAACTGGAATAACTCCCCGGACTATCCACGACAAGAAACAGGGTCCCTGGCTCGACAACGTCGGTCGTGCGTAGTAAAAACGCAGTCGCTTTTGCTATGGACGTCGAAAAGAGTTCATTCAGTGTGAACATGAGCGTTACCATGACTGTTCCCTGGCCGTAGAGGGATTTCAGCTCTTCTTCAGGAAGAGAAAGCACATCAGCTTTCTGGAATGCGACGCCGAACTTATCCCCGCCGCCATCAGGTAATAACGGCGCAGGATGACTCTTCGACGCCAGCACCTTGGGCGACCGCATCGCACCATCCAACCTCCCAACAACACCAGACCAATCCGCGATATCTACTGCTGTCACTTTCAATCCCGTACTCCTtccctctccctcatccGTAGGCGCAGTCACAATATCCCTCCAAACCCCCGCCAACGCCACAATCTCCGCCCCAGCACCACCCCCAATACACACAACCTGCCCATCAACATTCctcccctccttcccctcaGAGAGCAGACCCAAAACAGCCTTGAAAACACCCGCATACCCAAGTGTCCGGCTAGCACTCCACCGCAGCGCATACGCGCGCAGTAACTCCTCATTCGCATCCGTGAACGCCGAGTCGAAGTCGCGGTTGTAGAGGTGCGATTTTATCGTCTGGATGAGCGGTTTCAGGTCCAATTCTCCTTCGTTTTCGTTCGTGTCGCGCTGGTTCTGTTGGTCATGTTGTGAGGCAGGGGTGTTTGGGACGAGGGCGGACTGGAAGACGTTTAGGAGGAGTTGTTGGAGGGTGAGGGGGATGATGTTGGTGGGGTTGTCGAAGGGGGTTGGTTCTTCTTCGGCTCGCTGATGTTGCAGTTGATGTTGTCTTTGGGGCTTTTTCTCTGGTGCTCGTTTCTTGGAGGAATTCGGATTGGACTTTTTGTTACCTGGTCGGTGTGGCATTTTTGCTGTCGCGAAGATGTTGGAGTTGATTGAGTTTTGCGGGGCGGTGGTTTAGTTCCGCTGTATACTGAGCCCAAACGATTGCGGTTCTATAACTACTTGAAACTAGAGCAACACGGCTTATTCAAACGGTATCTAGTAGCTTATCTGGGTGATATTCATGCCTGCCTCATGCTCTATCATTCTCTTGTGTGCTTGTGCTGTATGCCGGGTAGGTTAGTCTACAATCATTCCTGCTCACGCACAAGATCAACCGTCGCACAATGAAACGAACCCCCAATACTATTTACATGCTGAAACGGACACCGAATACACACCATCCCCAACTCCTCAAACCACCCCGCCGTCCGCTCATCCCCTGCCTCAACAATTACCCTCTTCCCATCCAACACCAACGCATTCAAGCACAACCACGGACTAGTCATGTACAACGGTGGTTCATCTCTACCCTCGGGCGTGAACGGGTAAGCATGCAGGTCCCACTCCGCAAGAACAGTATGCCGCCGCAGTGCCTCCTCGGTGACTTTGTGCGGGTGGTATACGAGCAGGCCCTCGCGTAGGGGGAGGATGGTTGCGTCGATGTGCATTGCGTGCGGGTCGTTGACATCGAGGATCTCGATGGTATAGCCGGGGGGTAGGTGCTGGCGTACGTAGTCCACGCCTGCTTGGTTGGTGACGTGGCTGTACTGGCCGATGAGGGTGCGGCCGAAGCGCATGAAGTCGGCTGTGTCGAACGCGGGTCGGATGTTGTTGATTGCCCATTTGCCTTCATTGTCGTCTATGGTATCTGCGAAGGCATACTCGGGTCGCCGCACGACACGCACTCGGGGATCATGCGCGAGTTCGTCGAGAATAGGCGTGAACCCGAGCTCGATCTCTCGTGAGCGGCATTGCCATGCGAAGCACGCTTCGATCAGTGTATTCCCGACGCTCATAAGTCCATCCCGCGGCATAGCCCCTGTATAGCCGTCTACAACCAGCCAGTCGATGCCCTTAGGCCGGTATACCTTTACGCCCTCTTTCTCCAGGATAGCGGCGAACTGGTCTAGCTCGACTTCTGCTTTGGCGACGAGATTCTCAGGGAAGGGGGACTTTAGCTGAAAGCGGTGGACATGTTCCGATGGCATGGTCGCCTCGATCATCCTTTTCGAAGCACTGGGAAAACATGACCTTCCAGCTCGACCGACGATAACGGCGCGGAGAGGGGACCATTCGTCGTCGGCGTGTACTGCAGGTGAGGTCATTGTTGATGGTAGGGCTCGTTTAATCTATATCGTCTCTGAAATCA
This Aspergillus chevalieri M1 DNA, chromosome 3, nearly complete sequence DNA region includes the following protein-coding sequences:
- the phb1 gene encoding prohibitin subunit PHB1 (COG:O;~EggNog:ENOG410PFZQ;~InterPro:IPR001107,IPR000163,IPR036013;~PFAM:PF01145;~go_component: GO:0016020 - membrane [Evidence IEA]), translating into MAANALHNLYRLAIPVATGAALVNASLYDVRGGTRAVIFDRLSGVQETVVNEGTHLLVPWLQRAIIYDVRTKPRNISTTTGSKDLQMVSLTLRVLHRPDVPKLPAIYQSYGTDYDERVLPSIGNEVLKAIVAQFDAAELITQREAVSNRIRTDLMKRASQFNIALEDVSITHMTFGKEFTRAVEQKQIAQQDAERARFIVERAEQERQANVIRAEGEAESADIISKAVAKAGSGLIEIRRIDASKEIANTLSSNPNVTYLPGGEGKEGGKSTSLLLGLRG
- a CDS encoding 25S rRNA (uracil2843-N3)-methyltransferase (COG:S;~EggNog:ENOG410PHDI;~InterPro:IPR021463;~PFAM:PF11312), whose product is MPHRPGNKKSNPNSSKKRAPEKKPQRQHQLQHQRAEEEPTPFDNPTNIIPLTLQQLLLNVFQSALVPNTPASQHDQQNQRDTNENEGELDLKPLIQTIKSHLYNRDFDSAFTDANEELLRAYALRWSASRTLGYAGVFKAVLGLLSEGKEGRNVDGQVVCIGGGAGAEIVALAGVWRDIVTAPTDEGEGRSTGLKVTAVDIADWSGVVGRLDGAMRSPKVLASKSHPAPLLPDGGGDKFGVAFQKADVLSLPEEELKSLYGQGTVMVTLMFTLNELFSTSIAKATAFLLRTTDVVEPGTLFLVVDSPGSYSSLSLGKTTDTGEKEKVERKYPMKFLLDHTLLSVAEGKWEKILSQDSRWWRRDAARLHYDVGEGAGLEDMRFQVHLYRRL
- a CDS encoding uncharacterized protein (COG:E;~EggNog:ENOG410PW3R;~InterPro:IPR033195;~go_function: GO:0015067 - amidinotransferase activity [Evidence IEA]), with the translated sequence MTSPAVHADDEWSPLRAVIVGRAGRSCFPSASKRMIEATMPSEHVHRFQLKSPFPENLVAKAEVELDQFAAILEKEGVKVYRPKGIDWLVVDGYTGAMPRDGLMSVGNTLIEACFAWQCRSREIELGFTPILDELAHDPRVRVVRRPEYAFADTIDDNEGKWAINNIRPAFDTADFMRFGRTLIGQYSHVTNQAGVDYVRQHLPPGYTIEILDVNDPHAMHIDATILPLREGLLVYHPHKVTEEALRRHTVLAEWDLHAYPFTPEGRDEPPLYMTSPWLCLNALVLDGKRVIVEAGDERTAGWFEELGMVCIRCPFQHVNSIGGSFHCATVDLVREQE